From a single Endozoicomonas euniceicola genomic region:
- a CDS encoding trimeric intracellular cation channel family protein, which translates to MLLYSLDLIGTAAFALTGLLIACRNKMDFSRACVLAFATAVGGGTLRDLLLSFNFNSVFWIDDSAYLVVILLCVSVGQMLTKLRRGSGMALQLMDAVGFAALVTVGAAIASQATGSPIVTALMGIVNASGSVAIRNLLSGASFRALIKTCYIAVACLGGLVFVSGQWLSLPAHLVMALTFIATLTLRVVAMCGTRQSLA; encoded by the coding sequence ATGCTTTTATATAGCCTCGACCTTATCGGAACCGCAGCCTTCGCTTTAACCGGGCTGTTGATTGCCTGCCGAAATAAAATGGATTTTTCCCGGGCCTGCGTTCTGGCTTTTGCCACCGCAGTAGGGGGAGGCACATTACGTGACCTGTTGCTTAGTTTTAATTTTAACAGTGTGTTCTGGATAGACGACTCTGCTTATCTGGTGGTGATTCTTCTGTGTGTGTCAGTTGGACAGATGCTGACGAAGCTCAGAAGAGGTTCAGGGATGGCTCTGCAACTGATGGATGCGGTGGGTTTTGCCGCGCTGGTAACTGTTGGGGCTGCTATTGCGTCTCAGGCGACCGGTTCTCCCATCGTTACTGCATTGATGGGCATTGTAAATGCCTCAGGAAGTGTTGCCATAAGGAATCTGCTATCAGGCGCTTCGTTCAGGGCGCTGATTAAAACCTGCTATATTGCGGTGGCCTGCCTGGGGGGGCTGGTTTTCGTTAGTGGTCAGTGGTTGTCCTTACCGGCACACCTTGTGATGGCGTTAACCTTTATTGCCACGCTGACCCTGCGAGTGGTGGCTATGTGTGGGACAAGACAAAGCCTTGCCTGA
- the grdB gene encoding glycine reductase complex selenoprotein B, whose product MTIKIVHYINQFFGQKGGEEAANHPIELVAGPVGPGTALSAALKGKAEIVNTIICGDSYFNENEGIACMGIREILEDIKPDLLVAGPAFNAGRYGMACGKVGEVAVEMGIPTISGMYPENPGYELYRNFSYMVETSNSAAGMRKAMPAMAKLITSFIEKEGQLGSPEEEGYMPRGLRVNFFAEERGAKRAVNMLIAKLEGSEFKTEYPMPVFDRVEPQPAVTSMSTATIALVTSGGVVPKTNPDHIESSSASKYGEYSIEGLECLCEASHETAHGGYDPVACNQSPDRVLPVDVLRDMEREGRIGKLHDKFYSTVGNGTSVANSKAYGAEIAMHLQKAGVTAAILTSTUGTCTRCGATLVKEIEKVMPVVHIATVVPISKTVGANRIVPAVAIPHPLGDPKLDAAEEKQLRRTLVEKALTALSTEVEDQTVF is encoded by the coding sequence ATGACTATCAAGATTGTTCATTACATTAACCAGTTCTTCGGACAGAAGGGCGGCGAAGAAGCCGCTAACCATCCGATTGAGCTGGTAGCCGGTCCTGTCGGGCCCGGTACCGCACTGAGTGCTGCCCTGAAGGGCAAGGCGGAGATCGTTAACACCATCATCTGTGGTGACTCCTACTTCAACGAGAACGAAGGGATTGCCTGCATGGGCATCCGCGAAATTCTTGAAGACATCAAGCCCGACCTGCTGGTGGCTGGCCCTGCGTTCAACGCCGGTCGTTACGGTATGGCTTGCGGCAAGGTGGGTGAAGTGGCTGTAGAGATGGGCATTCCGACCATCTCTGGCATGTACCCTGAAAACCCGGGCTACGAGCTGTATCGCAATTTCTCTTACATGGTTGAAACCAGCAACAGTGCCGCCGGTATGCGTAAAGCCATGCCAGCCATGGCTAAGCTGATCACTTCTTTTATTGAGAAAGAAGGCCAGCTGGGCAGCCCTGAAGAAGAAGGTTACATGCCTCGCGGTCTGCGGGTGAACTTCTTTGCTGAAGAGCGTGGTGCGAAGCGTGCGGTGAACATGCTGATCGCCAAGCTGGAAGGCAGCGAGTTCAAGACTGAGTACCCAATGCCTGTGTTTGACCGGGTTGAGCCTCAGCCTGCGGTGACCTCAATGAGCACTGCTACCATTGCCCTGGTGACGTCTGGCGGCGTGGTTCCCAAGACCAACCCTGACCATATTGAGTCTTCCAGTGCGTCCAAGTACGGTGAGTACAGCATTGAAGGTCTGGAGTGCCTGTGTGAAGCCTCACACGAAACCGCCCACGGTGGTTACGACCCGGTGGCCTGTAACCAGAGCCCTGACCGTGTTCTGCCGGTAGACGTGCTGCGTGACATGGAGCGTGAAGGTCGCATCGGCAAACTGCACGACAAGTTCTACAGTACGGTTGGTAATGGTACCTCGGTTGCCAACTCCAAGGCATACGGTGCCGAGATCGCCATGCACCTGCAAAAGGCCGGGGTAACCGCCGCCATCCTCACCTCCACCTGAGGAACCTGTACGCGTTGCGGTGCAACGCTCGTTAAAGAAATCGAAAAGGTTATGCCTGTCGTACACATTGCTACTGTTGTGCCTATCTCCAAGACGGTAGGTGCTAACCGGATTGTTCCTGCGGTAGCGATTCCTCACCCTCTGGGTGATCCAAAGCTGGACGCGGCTGAAGAGAAGCAGCTGAGAAGAACCCTGGTAGAAAAGGCGCTGACTGCCCTGTCTACTGAGGTTGAAGACCAGACGGTCTTCTGA